In Polyangia bacterium, the sequence GCGCTTGGGATCGGCGATGAGCTCGCGCACGCGCGCGGTGCCGACCAGGATCTCCACCGCCGGCACCATGCCTTTGCCGTCGGCGCGCGGAACCAGGCGCTGCGAGATGACGCCTTTGATGATGCCCGCCAGCTGCAACCGCGCCTGTGCCTGCTGGTGGGGCGGATAAACCGAGACGATGCGGTTGACGGTTTCAACCGCGTCCAACGTGTGCAGGGTCGACAACAACAAGTGACCGGTCTCCGCCGCCAGCATGGCGATCTCGATGGTCTCGAGATCGCGCATCTCGCCGACCAGGATGACGTCGGGGTCCTGGCGCAACGCCGCGCGCAGGGCCTTGGAGAAGCTCACGGTGTCGAAACCGATCTCGCGCTGGTTGATGACGCTGCGCCGATCTTTGAAGGCGTATTCGACCGGATCCTCGACGGTGAGAATGTGGCAGGCGCGGCGCGAGTTGATGTAGTCCACCATCGCCGCCAGGGTGGTCGACTTGCCCGAGCCGGTCACGCCGGTGACCAGCACCATCCCGCGTTCGGAGTCAGCCAGCGCCAGCACGGCGGCGGGAAGGTTCAATTTCTCGAACGGCGGCACGTCGGGCGGGATGAGGCGCATGACCATGCCAACCGCGCCGCGCTGCTGGAAGACGTTCACCCGGTAGCGCACGCCGTCGCTGGTGGCGTAGGCGAGATCGACGTCCCAGGTGCGTTCGAACAGATCGCGCTGGCGATCGTTCATGATCCCGAGGGCGAAGTTCTGCACCACCTCGCGGGTCAGTGGCGGCACGTCCCGCACGGTGCGCAAGTCGCCCTTGATGCGGAACACCGGTGGCAGACCGGCCTTGAGGTGCACGTCCGACGCGCCTAGCTGACGCGCGGCCTGCAGAACGCGGTCGAAAATCGAGTTGCCGGGCACGATCCCGTCACGATTGTATCAGCGCCGGCGCTGGTCCGAAAGGCCGCGCCCGATGGCGGGAATCTCGCGCCGCTGGCGGAATCGGAGTAGGTTTGTCGACGGTGGCCACCGAATCTATGCAGCAGCCGGGTGGAGGCTCGTCGTCAAGGAATGAATCGGCGGGATCCGCCACCCGCCCGGCCGCGGCCGGACAGGAGGTCCTGGTCGTCGACTGCGACGAGACGGTCCTGCGCGGGCTGGAGAAGCTGCTGACGCGGGCCGGCCTCATCGTCACCAGCACGACGGAC encodes:
- a CDS encoding type IV pilus twitching motility protein PilT; translation: MPGNSIFDRVLQAARQLGASDVHLKAGLPPVFRIKGDLRTVRDVPPLTREVVQNFALGIMNDRQRDLFERTWDVDLAYATSDGVRYRVNVFQQRGAVGMVMRLIPPDVPPFEKLNLPAAVLALADSERGMVLVTGVTGSGKSTTLAAMVDYINSRRACHILTVEDPVEYAFKDRRSVINQREIGFDTVSFSKALRAALRQDPDVILVGEMRDLETIEIAMLAAETGHLLLSTLHTLDAVETVNRIVSVYPPHQQAQARLQLAGIIKGVISQRLVPRADGKGMVPAVEILVGTARVRELIADPKRTREINEAIATGKDPYGMISFDQSLTDLVRSNTITYEEALAHATNPDDFALFFRGVSKGGSTIENPSDASEVADADLDVDDGSLMEPPGGFQIDRFKR